In Scleropages formosus chromosome 10, fSclFor1.1, whole genome shotgun sequence, a single genomic region encodes these proteins:
- the LOC108922395 gene encoding transducin beta-like protein 2 — MESSVLIAGSILVGALLVVVVAALGKAGREKMSRQTEFNETDDAQEPEAATRRQRPPADRAPQHAFRHALLAASLQAHCANVTCLDFSSNGKYLASCARDHTVRIWSTKDFLDRDHRRLCADVERDHATLVRFSPDSRAFIAWLANGETVRVFRIGKQDDGSFVFEASPNDFPRQPKENIVNIGVAETGNFIMTAFSDTTILIWDLKGEVLATINTNQVALSYASISPCGRFVASCGLTRDVKVWEVCFGESGEFREVVRAFDLKGHSTNVYAFAFSEDSCRMVTVSKDGTWKLWDTNVEYRQHQEPYLLRTAECQVSEGCRIALSPDARVMAVSSGHSVAMFSTDSGELEEEFYDVHSEVVRDLRFDLSSRYLVCSGDHIVRVFHNAPGYRAVIRDMEAMLKKASTEDMHQRLRQQIRDAQSALENLYAATKNYTHIHTDCL; from the exons ATGGAATCCAGTGTGTTGATCGCTGGTTCTATACTGGTCGGAGCCCTGCTGGTCGTGGTGGTCGCGGCACTGGGCAAAGCAGGGAGAGAAAAAATGAGCAGGCAAACAGAATTTAATGAAACGGATGACG CGCAAGAGCCCGAGGCGGCGACGCGGCGGCAGCGCCCCCCAGCGGACAGAGCGCCGCAGCACGCGTTCCGGCACGCGCTGCTGGCGGCCTCGCTCCAG GCCCACTGCGCCAACGTCACCTGTCTGGACTTCAGCAGCAATGGCAAGTACTTGGCATCGTGCGCTCGCGACCATACCGTCCGGATCTGGAGCACCAAGGACTTTCTGGACCGCGATCATCGGCGCTTGTGTGCCGACGTGGAGCGTGACCACGCCACCCTTGTCCGCTTCAGTCCCGACTCGCG CGCCTTCATCGCCTGGCTGGCCAACGGCGAGACCGTTCGCGTTTTCAGGATCGGGAAACAGGATGATGGCTCCTTTGTTTTTGAGGCCTCTCCCAATGACTTCCCCCGACAGCCCAAGGAAAACATCGTAAACATTGGCGTTGCAGAGACAG GAAATTTCATTATGACAGCATTCAGTGACACTACCATCTTAATCTGGGACCTGAAAGGTGAGGTGTTGGCTACAATCAACACCAACCAGGTTGCCCTTTCCTACGCCAGCATCTCTCCTTGTGGCCG GTTTGTAGCCTCCTGCGGCCTCACCCGTGATGTTAAGGTGTGGGAGGTATGCTTTGGTGAGAGCGGTGAGTTCAGAGAGGTGGTGCGTGCTTTCGACCTCAAGGGCCACTCCACAAACGTTTACGCTTTTGCGTTCTCTGAGGACTCCTGTAG GATGGTGACCGTGTCCAAAGATGGGACGTGGAAACTCTGGGACACCAACGTGGAGTACCGGCAACACCAAGAGCCCTACCTGCTACGAACAGCGGAATGCCAGGTGTCGGAGGGCTGCCGCATCGCCTTATCTCCAGATGCACGGGTGATGGCAGTTTCCAGTGGCCACAGCGTGGCCATGTTTAGCACAGACAgtggggagctggaggaggagttcTATGATGTTCATAGTGAGGTGGTCAGGGATTTGAGGTTTGACCTCAGCAGTCGCTACCTGGTGTGCAGCGGTGACCACATTGTCCGCGTGTTCCACAACGCACCAGGCTATAGAGCTGTAATCCGGGACATGGAAGCCATGCTGAAGAAGGCTTCCACTGAGGACATGCACCAGAGATTGAGGCAGCAAATCCGGGATGCTCAAAGTGCACTGGAAAATCTGTATGCAGCAACCAAgaattatacacacatacacacagactgtctgTAA
- the baz1b gene encoding tyrosine-protein kinase BAZ1B isoform X1, which translates to MAPLLGRKPFPLAKPLAEPPGPGEELYIVEHTKEAFTNKEEYEARLKKYNERIWTCKSTGSSQLTHKEAWEEEQEVTELLQEEFPCWFEKPVLEMVHHNTLSLDKLVDQAWVEIFTKYAVEEECDFLVGKDKSLRVKVVQVHPLDRPEDEAIEKKLEGTCDSPSSDKENSSQENQKKEVQPKGEENKRDSICDRARRSPRKLPTSLKEEKRKWVMPKFLPHKYDVKLINEDKIISNVPVDSLFRTERPPNKEIMRYFIRHYALRLGVGESAPWVVEDELVKKYNLPSKYSDFLLDPYKYMADNPSTKRKSLSSEGKPPKKLKTAEASTEGEVLSEKGVKKKKQKNLPLSLTIWDHMQKKVNSSPLKVKNTGTPKKTSGEDVKVNKKQCETKKSKKNGTKAINGQKASKKDEKGAKKPKMKQMTLLDMAKSSSSSSPKKRTKSTGPGTPKLAKPLPPMALHLLRYYKENKGKEEKKNALSSLISKAAKVLSAEDRGRLPEELRDMVEKRSELLEQKRRWAAMSEEEKQDVMRKKREEIKEKLRERAKERREKEMLVRLEQQRRFEDQELEGKSLPKFKLVDMPEGLPNTLFGDIAMVADFLNCYSGLLMPDDQYPITAASLMEALAAEKGGFLYLNRVLVILLQTLLQDELAEGYSELDMPLSEIPLTMHSVSELVRLCLRPSDSHGEDSGQGSEDWALGGLDDAVSAEFLEKLETAEVFELSPQEKVGLLVALCHRILMTYSVENHVDAMQQRSAELWKERLASLKEANDRRRAEKQRHKEEMEAKGAAAGWVKVEGGAPVSAPRSDKKEASSKKDASKAKTVPPPSEPQVEDLISTVKSRRLMAIQAKKEKEEMERLNKERMEKEAEELRVRKQKAAAERAFQEGITKAKLVLRRVPLGTDRNHNRYWLFSDVVPGLYIEKGWVHESIDYSFTLPPEEEEDEEQEEDDGEEADKEECGTEGGQQGVQVAPETIETTVPNRGQNLWFVCDTQLELEELMESLHPQGVRESELKTHLQFRYQDVLHSIHLARKASPRLKTCDGHEELLKYLRSDILEVASRLQKGGLGYMDDISEFEEKVRCLENLKDFGECVITLQESVIKKFLQGFMAPKQKKKKKKQGGEESNKAEEVDEEKKLAEEARVATAVEKWKMVIREAQTFSRMHVLLGMLDACIKWDMSAENARCKVCRRKAGVWSGVLQLYRLRSRLRLSVRTVAVRIAKQAGEDDKLILCDECNKAFHLFCLRPALYSIPDGEWLCPACQPAVARRSSRGRNYNEDTEDEEEEDNEDSETEDEEEEDENSVGTTRHNLRSKKAKRKESRSKTAFKGAAKKPSSQGSQVGRPKSSGSPPDIDELVRQTSRTGSRRQAVELEKCEELLHKLVKFRYSWPFREPVSPEEAEDYLDIITHPMDFQTMLRKFSDGQYRHGGDFLEDMKLVFSNAEEYNQPGSTVLSCLAKTEQTFVDLLHKLVPGLSYVRRRPRKRPVSEAESEEEQEEAECSTRRGRASRTTKQGEESKNASREAKRRSSGSGQEDAEESRCEEEEEEDVGVIRRKSKRAAAIANRKDYREVESDSEQEMSDRRRRAGRGRPLFDQEDEVDSRRTRNRQSKGVEVEGSDEDRPSLRHSKRQKRSV; encoded by the exons ATGGCGCCGCTGCTGGGCCGGAAGCCGTTTCCCCTGGCGAAGCCGCTGGCCGAGCCGCCAGGCCCCGGAGAGGAGCTCTACATCGTGGAGCACACGAAGGAGGCCTTCACCAACAAAGA AGAGTATGAGGCACGCCTCAAGAAGTATAATGAACGCATCTGGACCTGCAAGAGCACCGGCAGCAGCCAGCTCACGCATAAGGAGGCctgggaggaggagcaggaagtcACGGAACT ACTTCAAGAGGAATTCCCTTGTTGGTTTGAGAAGCCAGTACTTGAGATGGTCCATCACAACACACTCTCCCTAGACAAACTGGTGGACCAGGCCTGGGTGGAGATATTCACCAAATATGCTGTGGAAGAGGAGTGTGATTTCCTG GTGGGGAAGGACAAAAGCCTTCGTGTGAAAGTGGTGCAAGTGCATCCGCTGGACAGGCCAGAAGATGAGGCCATCGAGAAGAAACTGGAGGGGACCTGTGACTCACCTTCCAGTGACAAGGAAAATTCCAGCCAGGAGAACCAGAAGAAGGAGGTGCAGCCCAAAGGAGAAGAGAATAAGAGGGATAGCATCT GTGACCGGGCCCGCCGCTCACCTAGGAAACTTCCCACCAGcttgaaggaggagaagaggaaatGGGTGATGCCAAAATTTCTGCCTCACAAGTATGATGTCAAACTGATCAACGAAGACAAG ATCATTAGCAATGTCCCTGTGGATAGTCTCTTCCGCACTGAGCGACCTCCCAATAAGGAGATCATGCGATACTTCATCAGGCACTATGCTCTGCGACTAGGTGTGGGAGAAAGTGCCCCGTGGGTGGTGGAGGATGAACTGGTGAAAAAGTATAATTTGCCTAGCAAGTACAGTGACTTCCTGCTTGACCCCTATAAG TACATGGCTGACAACCCATCAACCAAGCGGAAGAGCCTAAGCTCGGAAGGGAAGCCTCCAAAAAAGCTAAAAACGGCCGAAGCAAGCACTGAGGGGGAGGTGCTGAGTGAAAAGggagtgaagaagaagaagcaaaagAATCTTCCTCTTAGTCTCACCATCTGGGACCACATGCAG AAGAAGGTGAACAGCTCTCCCCTGAAAGTAAAGAATACTGGAACACCTAAAAAGACAAGTGGTGAGGATGTCAAGGTGAACAAGAAGCAGTGTGAGACCAAGAAAAGCAAGAAGAATGGGACCAAGGCCATCAATGGCCAGAAGGCCTCCAAGAAGGATGAGAAGGGTGCCAAGAAGCCAAAGATGAAGCAAATGACCCTACTGGACATGGCTAAGAGTAGTTCCTCCTCAAGTCCCAAGAAGAGGACTAAGAGCACAGGGCCTGGCACTCCCAAACTGGCAAAACCCCTTCCACCTATGGCTCTCCACCTGCTCCGTTACTACAAGGAAAATAAAGgcaaagaggagaagaagaatgCCTTGTCTTCTCTCATCTCCAAGGCAGCCAAAGTACTGTCAGCAGAGGACCGTGGCAGGCTCCCTGAGGAGCTCAGGGATATGGTTGAAAAGCGCTCTGAGCTCCTGGAGCAAAAACGGCGCTGGGCTGCTATGAGTGAGGAGGAGAAACAGGACGTGATGCGCAAGAAGCGTGAGGAGATAAAAGAGAAGCTTCGGGAGCGTGCCAAGGAgcggagagagaaagagatgctAGTACGGCTGGAGCAGCAGCGGCGCTTTGAAGATCAGGAGCTGGAGGGGAAGAGCCTTCCGAAATTCAAACTGGTGGACATGCCAGAGGGCCTGCCCAACACTCTCTTTGGAGACATTGCCATGGTTGCAGACTTTCTGAACTGCTATTCAGGCTTACTGATGCCTGATGACCAGTACCCCATCACTGCAGCATCTCTCATGGAAGCACTGGCTGCTGAAAAGGGGGGATTCCTGTACCTGAACCGTGTGCTGGTGATTCTACTGCAGACGCTGCTCCAGGATGAGCTGGCTGAGGGCTATAGTGAGTTGGACATGCCGCTCTCGGAAATCCCCCTCACCATGCACTCCGTCTCGGAGCTGGTCCGTCTCTGCCTGCGACCCAGCGACAGCCACGGTGAGGACAGCGGCCAGGGGTCTGAGGATTGGGCCCTCGGTGGCCTCGACGATGCTGTGAGCGCTGAGTTTCTGGAGAAGCTTGAGACTGCCGAGGTGTTTGAGCTGAGTCCCCAGGAGAAGGTGGGCCTACTGGTAGCGCTCTGTCACCGTATCCTCATGACCTATTCGGTGGAGAACCACGTGGATGCCATGCAGCAGCGCTCTGCTGAGCTGTGGAAGGAACGTTTGGCCTCCTTGAAGGAAGCCAATGACCGGCGACGGGCTGAGAAGCAACGTCAtaaggaggagatggaggccAAGGGTGCTGCGGCTGGCTGGGTCAAGGTGGAGGGAGGGGCACCAGTCAGTGCACCCAGGTCAGATAAAAAAGAGGCAAGTAGCAAGAAGGATGCAAGCAAGGCAAAGACAGTGCCGCCACCGTCTGAGCCCCAAGTGGAGGACTTGATCAGCACAGTGAAGAGCAGGAGACTGATGGCCATTCAGGCCaaaaaggagaaggaagaaaTGGAGAGGCTGAACAAAG AGCGCATGGAGAAGGAGGCAGAGGAGCTGCGGGTTCGGAAGCAGAAGGCTGCGGCAGAGCGGGCTTTCCAGGAGGGCATCACCAAAGCAAAGCTGGTTCTAAGACGTGTCCCTCTGGGCACCGACCGCAACCACAACAG GTATTGGCTTTTCTCTGATGTGGTGCCAGGCCTCTACATTGAGAAAGGCTGGGTTCATGAAAGTATAGACTATAGCTTTACTTTGCCCCctgaagaggaagaggatgaagagcaggaggaggatgatggtgAAG AGGCTGACAAAGAAGAGTGTGGTACAGAGGGAGGCCAGCAAGGAGTACAGGTTGCTCCAGAGACCATTGAAACTACCGTTCCTAATCGTGGGCAGAACCTCTG GTTTGTGTGTGACACGCAGTTAGAACTGGAGGAGTTGATGGAGAGCTTACACCCACAGGGTGTACGGGAGAGCGAGCTAAAGACCCATCTGCAGTTCAG GTACCAGGACGTCCTACACTCCATCCACCTGGCACGGAAAGCCAGCCCACGCCTCAAAACCTGCGACGGTCACGAGGAGTTGCTCAAGTACTTGCGCAGTGACATCCTTGAAGTGGCCTCTCGGTTACAGAAAGGAGGTCTGGGATACATGGATGATATCTCTGAGTTTGAGGAGAAG GTTCGCTGTTTGGAGAACCTAAAAGACTTTGGAGAGTGTGTCATTACCCTCCAGGAGAGTGTGATCAAGAAGTTCCTCCAAGGCTTCATGGCCccaaagcagaagaagaaaaagaaaaaacagggtGGAGAAGAGAGCAACAAGGCAGAAGAAGTGGATGAGGAGAAAAAGCTGGCGGAGGAAGCAAGG GTGGCGACTGCAGTGGAGAAATGGAAGATGGTGATCCGTGAGGCCCAGACCTTCTCCCGCATGCATGTGTTGCTGGGGATGCTGGATGCTTGCATTAAGTGGGACATGTCTGCTGAGAATGCCCGGTGTAAGGTGTGCCGCCGGAAAG CAGGTGTGTGGTCAGGAGTGCTCCAACTGTACAGGCTCAGGTCCAGGCTTAGGCTCAGTGTGAGGACAGTGGCAGTGAGGATAGCAAAGCAAGCAG GAGAAGATGACAAGCTGATCCTGTGTGATGAGTGCAACAAGGCCTTCCACTTGTTCTGCCTGCGACCAGCGCTCTACTCCATTCCTGATGGAGAGTGGTTGTGCCCTGCTTGCCAGCCTGCAGTGGCACGTCGCTCCTCTCGTGGAAG AAACTATAATGAGGAcacagaagatgaagaagaggaggataATGAGGATTCTGAGAcagaagatgaagaggaggaagatgaaaatTCTGTGGGAACCACCAGGCACAACT TGAGGTCCAAGAAGGCCAAGAGGAAGGAGTCCCGCTCAAAAACGGCCTTCAAAGGAGCTGCCAAGAAGCCATCATCCCAAGGCTCTCAGGTTGGCCGGCCAAAGTCTTCAGGAAGCCCCCCTGACATCGATGAGTTG GTGCGCCAGACATCCAGGACAGGGTCACGTCGACAGGCTGTGGAGCTGGAGAAGTGTGAAGAGCTCTTGCACAAGCTGGTCAAGTTTCGCTATAGTTGGCCCTTCAG GGAGCCAGTGTCTCCTGAAGAGGCAGAGGACTACCTGGACATCATCACCCACCCCATGGACTTCCAGACTATGCTGCGCAAGTTTTCCGATGGCCAGTATCGGCACGGGGGTGACTTCTTAGAAGACATGAAGCTGGTATTCTCCAATGCTGAGGAGTACAACCAGCCAGGCAGCACCGTGCTCTCCTGCCTGGCCAAGACTGAGCAGACCTTTGTGGACCTTCTACACAAGCTTGTCCCAGGACTGAGCTATGTCCGGCGCCGTCCACGCAAACGTCCAGTCTCTGAGGCTGAGAGTGAGGAGGAACAAGAAGAAGCTGAGTGCAGTACTCGAAGGGGAAGAGCCAGCAGGACCACGAAGCAGGGGGAAGAGAGCAAGAATGCTAGTAGAGAGGCAAAGCGAAGGAGCAGTGGCTCAGGGCAGGAGGATGCAGAGGAGAGCAGGtgtgaagaggaggaagaggaagatgtGGGTGTGATACGGAGGAAGAGCAAGCGAGCAGCAGCCATAGCCAATAGGAAGGATTATCGGGAGGTGGAGAGTGACAGCGAGCAGGAGATGAGCGACAGGCGCAGAAGGGCAGGACGAGGACGGCCCCTGTTCGACCAGGAGGATGAGGTGGACAGCAGGAGGACTCGAAATCGCCAGAGCAAGGGAGTGGAGGTGGAGGGCAGCGATGAGGACAGGCCCAGCCTGCGACATTCCAAACGTCAAAAGCGCTCCGTATGA
- the baz1b gene encoding tyrosine-protein kinase BAZ1B isoform X2 → MAPLLGRKPFPLAKPLAEPPGPGEELYIVEHTKEAFTNKEEYEARLKKYNERIWTCKSTGSSQLTHKEAWEEEQEVTELLQEEFPCWFEKPVLEMVHHNTLSLDKLVDQAWVEIFTKYAVEEECDFLVGKDKSLRVKVVQVHPLDRPEDEAIEKKLEGTCDSPSSDKENSSQENQKKEVQPKGEENKRDSICDRARRSPRKLPTSLKEEKRKWVMPKFLPHKYDVKLINEDKIISNVPVDSLFRTERPPNKEIMRYFIRHYALRLGVGESAPWVVEDELVKKYNLPSKYSDFLLDPYKYMADNPSTKRKSLSSEGKPPKKLKTAEASTEGEVLSEKGVKKKKQKNLPLSLTIWDHMQKKVNSSPLKVKNTGTPKKTSGEDVKVNKKQCETKKSKKNGTKAINGQKASKKDEKGAKKPKMKQMTLLDMAKSSSSSSPKKRTKSTGPGTPKLAKPLPPMALHLLRYYKENKGKEEKKNALSSLISKAAKVLSAEDRGRLPEELRDMVEKRSELLEQKRRWAAMSEEEKQDVMRKKREEIKEKLRERAKERREKEMLVRLEQQRRFEDQELEGKSLPKFKLVDMPEGLPNTLFGDIAMVADFLNCYSGLLMPDDQYPITAASLMEALAAEKGGFLYLNRVLVILLQTLLQDELAEGYSELDMPLSEIPLTMHSVSELVRLCLRPSDSHGEDSGQGSEDWALGGLDDAVSAEFLEKLETAEVFELSPQEKVGLLVALCHRILMTYSVENHVDAMQQRSAELWKERLASLKEANDRRRAEKQRHKEEMEAKGAAAGWVKVEGGAPVSAPRSDKKEASSKKDASKAKTVPPPSEPQVEDLISTVKSRRLMAIQAKKEKEEMERLNKERMEKEAEELRVRKQKAAAERAFQEGITKAKLVLRRVPLGTDRNHNRYWLFSDVVPGLYIEKGWVHESIDYSFTLPPEEEEDEEQEEDDGEEADKEECGTEGGQQGVQVAPETIETTVPNRGQNLWFVCDTQLELEELMESLHPQGVRESELKTHLQFRYQDVLHSIHLARKASPRLKTCDGHEELLKYLRSDILEVASRLQKGGLGYMDDISEFEEKVRCLENLKDFGECVITLQESVIKKFLQGFMAPKQKKKKKKQGGEESNKAEEVDEEKKLAEEARVATAVEKWKMVIREAQTFSRMHVLLGMLDACIKWDMSAENARCKVCRRKGEDDKLILCDECNKAFHLFCLRPALYSIPDGEWLCPACQPAVARRSSRGRNYNEDTEDEEEEDNEDSETEDEEEEDENSVGTTRHNLRSKKAKRKESRSKTAFKGAAKKPSSQGSQVGRPKSSGSPPDIDELVRQTSRTGSRRQAVELEKCEELLHKLVKFRYSWPFREPVSPEEAEDYLDIITHPMDFQTMLRKFSDGQYRHGGDFLEDMKLVFSNAEEYNQPGSTVLSCLAKTEQTFVDLLHKLVPGLSYVRRRPRKRPVSEAESEEEQEEAECSTRRGRASRTTKQGEESKNASREAKRRSSGSGQEDAEESRCEEEEEEDVGVIRRKSKRAAAIANRKDYREVESDSEQEMSDRRRRAGRGRPLFDQEDEVDSRRTRNRQSKGVEVEGSDEDRPSLRHSKRQKRSV, encoded by the exons ATGGCGCCGCTGCTGGGCCGGAAGCCGTTTCCCCTGGCGAAGCCGCTGGCCGAGCCGCCAGGCCCCGGAGAGGAGCTCTACATCGTGGAGCACACGAAGGAGGCCTTCACCAACAAAGA AGAGTATGAGGCACGCCTCAAGAAGTATAATGAACGCATCTGGACCTGCAAGAGCACCGGCAGCAGCCAGCTCACGCATAAGGAGGCctgggaggaggagcaggaagtcACGGAACT ACTTCAAGAGGAATTCCCTTGTTGGTTTGAGAAGCCAGTACTTGAGATGGTCCATCACAACACACTCTCCCTAGACAAACTGGTGGACCAGGCCTGGGTGGAGATATTCACCAAATATGCTGTGGAAGAGGAGTGTGATTTCCTG GTGGGGAAGGACAAAAGCCTTCGTGTGAAAGTGGTGCAAGTGCATCCGCTGGACAGGCCAGAAGATGAGGCCATCGAGAAGAAACTGGAGGGGACCTGTGACTCACCTTCCAGTGACAAGGAAAATTCCAGCCAGGAGAACCAGAAGAAGGAGGTGCAGCCCAAAGGAGAAGAGAATAAGAGGGATAGCATCT GTGACCGGGCCCGCCGCTCACCTAGGAAACTTCCCACCAGcttgaaggaggagaagaggaaatGGGTGATGCCAAAATTTCTGCCTCACAAGTATGATGTCAAACTGATCAACGAAGACAAG ATCATTAGCAATGTCCCTGTGGATAGTCTCTTCCGCACTGAGCGACCTCCCAATAAGGAGATCATGCGATACTTCATCAGGCACTATGCTCTGCGACTAGGTGTGGGAGAAAGTGCCCCGTGGGTGGTGGAGGATGAACTGGTGAAAAAGTATAATTTGCCTAGCAAGTACAGTGACTTCCTGCTTGACCCCTATAAG TACATGGCTGACAACCCATCAACCAAGCGGAAGAGCCTAAGCTCGGAAGGGAAGCCTCCAAAAAAGCTAAAAACGGCCGAAGCAAGCACTGAGGGGGAGGTGCTGAGTGAAAAGggagtgaagaagaagaagcaaaagAATCTTCCTCTTAGTCTCACCATCTGGGACCACATGCAG AAGAAGGTGAACAGCTCTCCCCTGAAAGTAAAGAATACTGGAACACCTAAAAAGACAAGTGGTGAGGATGTCAAGGTGAACAAGAAGCAGTGTGAGACCAAGAAAAGCAAGAAGAATGGGACCAAGGCCATCAATGGCCAGAAGGCCTCCAAGAAGGATGAGAAGGGTGCCAAGAAGCCAAAGATGAAGCAAATGACCCTACTGGACATGGCTAAGAGTAGTTCCTCCTCAAGTCCCAAGAAGAGGACTAAGAGCACAGGGCCTGGCACTCCCAAACTGGCAAAACCCCTTCCACCTATGGCTCTCCACCTGCTCCGTTACTACAAGGAAAATAAAGgcaaagaggagaagaagaatgCCTTGTCTTCTCTCATCTCCAAGGCAGCCAAAGTACTGTCAGCAGAGGACCGTGGCAGGCTCCCTGAGGAGCTCAGGGATATGGTTGAAAAGCGCTCTGAGCTCCTGGAGCAAAAACGGCGCTGGGCTGCTATGAGTGAGGAGGAGAAACAGGACGTGATGCGCAAGAAGCGTGAGGAGATAAAAGAGAAGCTTCGGGAGCGTGCCAAGGAgcggagagagaaagagatgctAGTACGGCTGGAGCAGCAGCGGCGCTTTGAAGATCAGGAGCTGGAGGGGAAGAGCCTTCCGAAATTCAAACTGGTGGACATGCCAGAGGGCCTGCCCAACACTCTCTTTGGAGACATTGCCATGGTTGCAGACTTTCTGAACTGCTATTCAGGCTTACTGATGCCTGATGACCAGTACCCCATCACTGCAGCATCTCTCATGGAAGCACTGGCTGCTGAAAAGGGGGGATTCCTGTACCTGAACCGTGTGCTGGTGATTCTACTGCAGACGCTGCTCCAGGATGAGCTGGCTGAGGGCTATAGTGAGTTGGACATGCCGCTCTCGGAAATCCCCCTCACCATGCACTCCGTCTCGGAGCTGGTCCGTCTCTGCCTGCGACCCAGCGACAGCCACGGTGAGGACAGCGGCCAGGGGTCTGAGGATTGGGCCCTCGGTGGCCTCGACGATGCTGTGAGCGCTGAGTTTCTGGAGAAGCTTGAGACTGCCGAGGTGTTTGAGCTGAGTCCCCAGGAGAAGGTGGGCCTACTGGTAGCGCTCTGTCACCGTATCCTCATGACCTATTCGGTGGAGAACCACGTGGATGCCATGCAGCAGCGCTCTGCTGAGCTGTGGAAGGAACGTTTGGCCTCCTTGAAGGAAGCCAATGACCGGCGACGGGCTGAGAAGCAACGTCAtaaggaggagatggaggccAAGGGTGCTGCGGCTGGCTGGGTCAAGGTGGAGGGAGGGGCACCAGTCAGTGCACCCAGGTCAGATAAAAAAGAGGCAAGTAGCAAGAAGGATGCAAGCAAGGCAAAGACAGTGCCGCCACCGTCTGAGCCCCAAGTGGAGGACTTGATCAGCACAGTGAAGAGCAGGAGACTGATGGCCATTCAGGCCaaaaaggagaaggaagaaaTGGAGAGGCTGAACAAAG AGCGCATGGAGAAGGAGGCAGAGGAGCTGCGGGTTCGGAAGCAGAAGGCTGCGGCAGAGCGGGCTTTCCAGGAGGGCATCACCAAAGCAAAGCTGGTTCTAAGACGTGTCCCTCTGGGCACCGACCGCAACCACAACAG GTATTGGCTTTTCTCTGATGTGGTGCCAGGCCTCTACATTGAGAAAGGCTGGGTTCATGAAAGTATAGACTATAGCTTTACTTTGCCCCctgaagaggaagaggatgaagagcaggaggaggatgatggtgAAG AGGCTGACAAAGAAGAGTGTGGTACAGAGGGAGGCCAGCAAGGAGTACAGGTTGCTCCAGAGACCATTGAAACTACCGTTCCTAATCGTGGGCAGAACCTCTG GTTTGTGTGTGACACGCAGTTAGAACTGGAGGAGTTGATGGAGAGCTTACACCCACAGGGTGTACGGGAGAGCGAGCTAAAGACCCATCTGCAGTTCAG GTACCAGGACGTCCTACACTCCATCCACCTGGCACGGAAAGCCAGCCCACGCCTCAAAACCTGCGACGGTCACGAGGAGTTGCTCAAGTACTTGCGCAGTGACATCCTTGAAGTGGCCTCTCGGTTACAGAAAGGAGGTCTGGGATACATGGATGATATCTCTGAGTTTGAGGAGAAG GTTCGCTGTTTGGAGAACCTAAAAGACTTTGGAGAGTGTGTCATTACCCTCCAGGAGAGTGTGATCAAGAAGTTCCTCCAAGGCTTCATGGCCccaaagcagaagaagaaaaagaaaaaacagggtGGAGAAGAGAGCAACAAGGCAGAAGAAGTGGATGAGGAGAAAAAGCTGGCGGAGGAAGCAAGG GTGGCGACTGCAGTGGAGAAATGGAAGATGGTGATCCGTGAGGCCCAGACCTTCTCCCGCATGCATGTGTTGCTGGGGATGCTGGATGCTTGCATTAAGTGGGACATGTCTGCTGAGAATGCCCGGTGTAAGGTGTGCCGCCGGAAAG GAGAAGATGACAAGCTGATCCTGTGTGATGAGTGCAACAAGGCCTTCCACTTGTTCTGCCTGCGACCAGCGCTCTACTCCATTCCTGATGGAGAGTGGTTGTGCCCTGCTTGCCAGCCTGCAGTGGCACGTCGCTCCTCTCGTGGAAG AAACTATAATGAGGAcacagaagatgaagaagaggaggataATGAGGATTCTGAGAcagaagatgaagaggaggaagatgaaaatTCTGTGGGAACCACCAGGCACAACT TGAGGTCCAAGAAGGCCAAGAGGAAGGAGTCCCGCTCAAAAACGGCCTTCAAAGGAGCTGCCAAGAAGCCATCATCCCAAGGCTCTCAGGTTGGCCGGCCAAAGTCTTCAGGAAGCCCCCCTGACATCGATGAGTTG GTGCGCCAGACATCCAGGACAGGGTCACGTCGACAGGCTGTGGAGCTGGAGAAGTGTGAAGAGCTCTTGCACAAGCTGGTCAAGTTTCGCTATAGTTGGCCCTTCAG GGAGCCAGTGTCTCCTGAAGAGGCAGAGGACTACCTGGACATCATCACCCACCCCATGGACTTCCAGACTATGCTGCGCAAGTTTTCCGATGGCCAGTATCGGCACGGGGGTGACTTCTTAGAAGACATGAAGCTGGTATTCTCCAATGCTGAGGAGTACAACCAGCCAGGCAGCACCGTGCTCTCCTGCCTGGCCAAGACTGAGCAGACCTTTGTGGACCTTCTACACAAGCTTGTCCCAGGACTGAGCTATGTCCGGCGCCGTCCACGCAAACGTCCAGTCTCTGAGGCTGAGAGTGAGGAGGAACAAGAAGAAGCTGAGTGCAGTACTCGAAGGGGAAGAGCCAGCAGGACCACGAAGCAGGGGGAAGAGAGCAAGAATGCTAGTAGAGAGGCAAAGCGAAGGAGCAGTGGCTCAGGGCAGGAGGATGCAGAGGAGAGCAGGtgtgaagaggaggaagaggaagatgtGGGTGTGATACGGAGGAAGAGCAAGCGAGCAGCAGCCATAGCCAATAGGAAGGATTATCGGGAGGTGGAGAGTGACAGCGAGCAGGAGATGAGCGACAGGCGCAGAAGGGCAGGACGAGGACGGCCCCTGTTCGACCAGGAGGATGAGGTGGACAGCAGGAGGACTCGAAATCGCCAGAGCAAGGGAGTGGAGGTGGAGGGCAGCGATGAGGACAGGCCCAGCCTGCGACATTCCAAACGTCAAAAGCGCTCCGTATGA